Proteins from one Bacteroidota bacterium genomic window:
- a CDS encoding STAS-like domain-containing protein yields MKTIKVVSLVGNPCLLSPDKGTSLYQSINDGLQEASPVVVDFAGYEFLSSTFLNHSFGQLCIDNDWDDTAFKEKVSIVGMEEDDVDEVAITVHNAQLRRTLKLQHISPAEYYSQRLPA; encoded by the coding sequence ATGAAGACAATTAAAGTTGTTTCGCTCGTAGGAAATCCTTGTTTACTCTCTCCCGATAAAGGAACATCGTTATATCAATCGATTAACGATGGTTTGCAGGAAGCATCTCCCGTAGTGGTAGATTTTGCGGGGTATGAGTTCCTTTCGAGTACATTTCTTAATCACTCATTCGGTCAGTTATGTATTGATAATGATTGGGATGATACCGCATTTAAGGAAAAAGTTTCCATCGTGGGAATGGAAGAAGACGATGTTGATGAGGTTGCAATTACTGTGCATAATGCACAGTTGCGTCGCACGTTGAAACTACAACACATTTCACCCGCAGAATATTATTCGCAACGACTTCCCGCGTAA
- a CDS encoding fructosamine kinase family protein produces the protein MNSSIIPHIQSALNKNVLSLSQSSGGSIASAYRVEMSDGQSLFVKSSPQHHDMFVKEANGLRELAKANVLRIPEVILASEELLILEYLPVTTPTQRTQFFEQFGKHFAQLHRHSATQFGFIENNYIGSNLQENLPQTNSWKDFFVEHRLEFQFRLAEQNGYNDKEIISLFTKLEKQIDRLIPNDGEPPTLLHGDLWNGNFLCVENNTPALIDPAVYYGHREADLAMTMLFGGFSEAFYASYHETYPLNDEWRRRCELYKLYHLFNHLNLFGKGYYSQVVGTMKYLVR, from the coding sequence ATGAATTCATCAATCATTCCTCACATCCAATCAGCTCTGAACAAAAATGTTCTTTCTCTTTCCCAGTCAAGCGGCGGCTCCATTGCCTCTGCGTATCGCGTAGAGATGAGTGACGGGCAATCACTCTTTGTAAAAAGTTCTCCTCAGCATCACGATATGTTTGTAAAAGAAGCGAATGGATTACGGGAGTTGGCAAAAGCAAATGTACTTCGTATCCCAGAAGTCATTCTTGCAAGCGAAGAACTTTTAATTCTGGAATATCTTCCGGTCACGACCCCCACGCAGCGAACCCAATTCTTTGAACAGTTTGGAAAACATTTCGCTCAACTGCATCGGCACTCAGCAACACAATTTGGTTTCATCGAGAATAATTACATCGGATCGAACCTCCAAGAGAATTTGCCTCAGACCAATTCATGGAAAGACTTTTTCGTGGAACACCGATTGGAGTTCCAATTTCGTCTTGCAGAACAGAATGGTTACAACGATAAAGAAATCATTTCGCTTTTCACTAAACTAGAAAAACAGATTGACCGATTAATACCAAATGATGGTGAGCCGCCAACCCTGCTTCATGGCGATTTATGGAATGGAAATTTTTTGTGCGTGGAAAATAATACTCCGGCATTGATCGATCCTGCCGTCTATTACGGACATCGCGAAGCCGACCTTGCTATGACAATGTTGTTTGGTGGGTTTAGTGAAGCGTTCTATGCATCATATCATGAAACGTATCCACTGAATGATGAATGGAGAAGAAGATGCGAGTTGTACAAACTCTATCATCTCTTTAATCATTTGAATCTGTTCGGAAAAGGATATTATTCGCAAGTTGTTGGAACGATGAAATACTTGGTTAGATGA
- a CDS encoding low molecular weight protein-tyrosine-phosphatase, translating into MKSTKILFVCLGNICRSPAAEGVMKMLGKGLPIEIQSAGTAGYHIGELPDTRMRSHAQKRGYNLTSRAQQFNPAFHFEQFDYIIAMDENNLRDLKSMDRTKQFHHKLSLMSDYSQKMDVTGVPDPYYGGPEGFEHVLDILEDACVGLLKQLKAQGS; encoded by the coding sequence GTGAAATCAACCAAAATTCTTTTTGTTTGCCTCGGAAACATCTGCCGCTCCCCAGCCGCCGAAGGAGTCATGAAAATGCTTGGAAAAGGACTCCCGATTGAGATTCAATCTGCTGGAACAGCCGGATATCACATTGGTGAACTTCCGGATACTCGCATGCGATCGCACGCACAAAAACGGGGGTATAATCTTACCAGCCGGGCGCAACAATTCAATCCAGCATTTCATTTTGAACAATTCGATTATATTATCGCAATGGATGAAAATAATCTCCGCGACTTGAAATCGATGGATAGAACAAAACAGTTTCATCACAAACTTTCGTTAATGAGCGATTATTCACAGAAGATGGATGTAACCGGGGTACCTGATCCATATTACGGCGGTCCCGAAGGATTCGAACATGTACTGGATATTCTTGAAGATGCGTGCGTAGGATTGTTGAAACAATTGAAAGCACAAGGGAGTTGA